Proteins from a single region of Natrinema salifodinae:
- the ddh gene encoding D-2-hydroxyacid dehydrogenase, whose amino-acid sequence MEFELERLGVHESVDAVFPPEALADYLTDLPIDVAVVDDEGIEACDAVVTLEHRDAYLDCEWIHSIQAGVDRFPFDEFEANDVVLTNSTGIHDRSVGETVAGYLLLFARRLHDHVANQRERRWERPDWDAAFTLPGTTACVVGTGTLGRGVAETLGGLGVRVTGVRRSADPVPGFEEMFPTDRLHEAISDADFVIVTVPLTDETYHLFDADAFDAMRDDAYFVNVARGSVVDEPALIDALEDGRLEGAALDVFEAEPLPEESPLWDMDEVVISPHCAAYTRDYFRDTGDIVRENVDRLDTGEAFHNRVV is encoded by the coding sequence ATGGAATTCGAACTGGAGCGACTCGGCGTCCACGAGTCGGTCGACGCGGTCTTTCCGCCGGAAGCGCTCGCGGACTACCTCACCGATCTGCCGATCGACGTCGCGGTCGTCGACGACGAGGGGATCGAGGCCTGCGACGCGGTCGTCACCCTCGAGCACCGCGACGCGTACCTCGACTGCGAGTGGATCCACTCGATCCAGGCGGGCGTCGACCGCTTCCCGTTCGACGAGTTCGAGGCGAACGACGTGGTCCTCACTAACAGCACGGGGATCCACGACCGGAGCGTCGGTGAGACCGTTGCGGGCTACCTCCTGCTGTTCGCACGGCGACTCCACGACCACGTCGCGAACCAGCGGGAGCGGCGCTGGGAGCGCCCGGACTGGGACGCGGCGTTCACGCTGCCTGGCACGACGGCCTGCGTCGTCGGCACTGGGACGCTGGGCCGGGGCGTCGCGGAGACGCTCGGCGGCCTCGGCGTCCGCGTGACGGGCGTTCGCCGCTCGGCCGACCCCGTCCCCGGCTTCGAGGAGATGTTTCCGACCGACCGGCTGCACGAGGCGATCTCCGACGCCGATTTCGTGATCGTCACCGTGCCGCTGACCGACGAGACCTACCATCTCTTCGACGCCGACGCGTTCGACGCCATGCGCGACGACGCCTACTTCGTGAACGTCGCCCGGGGATCGGTCGTCGACGAGCCGGCGCTGATCGACGCGCTCGAGGACGGACGGCTCGAGGGCGCGGCTCTGGACGTCTTCGAGGCGGAACCCCTGCCCGAGGAGTCGCCGCTGTGGGACATGGACGAGGTCGTCATTTCGCCCCACTGCGCGGCCTACACGCGGGACTACTTCCGCGACACCGGCGACATCGTCCGCGAGAACGTCGACCGACTCGATACCGGGGAAGCGTTCCACAACCGCGTCGTCTAA
- a CDS encoding DUF7533 family protein → MKGPGILWMLQTAAGFSMAGPIVIVGVEFLRTGRPVAGVGFLALGAIVLYFPTYLGNRIGGPRTWLRRGLDRVRSGDDSETGAGESDEDSHRLRIFDRIRR, encoded by the coding sequence ATGAAGGGTCCGGGAATCCTCTGGATGCTCCAGACCGCCGCCGGGTTCTCGATGGCCGGCCCGATAGTCATCGTCGGCGTCGAGTTCCTCCGAACCGGTCGGCCCGTCGCCGGGGTCGGGTTTCTCGCCCTCGGTGCGATCGTCCTCTACTTTCCGACCTACCTCGGCAACCGGATCGGCGGGCCGAGAACGTGGCTTCGACGCGGCCTCGACCGAGTTCGAAGCGGCGACGATAGCGAGACGGGGGCAGGAGAGTCCGACGAAGACTCGCACCGGTTGCGCATTTTCGATCGAATTCGCCGCTAG
- a CDS encoding LLM class flavin-dependent oxidoreductase, protein MDLGLGLLTAQRRPDDDRSTAAIYDELLELGAAADRAGLDSVWTSEHHFADDGYLSGTVPTMGALAGRTDEIRIGSAVALAPFYDAVRLAEDAATIAALSDDRLTLGLSIAYWDREFENFGIPKAERTARTEDAIAVLRNAWSPGPLEYDPDYHAIDPATEVTPTPDEAPPIVLGGLAKPAVRRAARLGDGWCANEMLSLEDIRTRMDDIERVREEEGLDGDFTTYIVRYGFVGDSADDAWETMRDGYFYQQRKYAEWMGDDDIEALPDERKRELKEDAIVGSPDQVRAELETYREELGDDVHIIFRSYCPGIDTAAMQESIERLGREVAPEL, encoded by the coding sequence ATGGATCTCGGACTCGGCCTGCTGACCGCCCAGCGGCGACCGGACGACGACCGCTCGACCGCGGCGATCTACGACGAACTTTTGGAACTCGGGGCGGCCGCCGACCGGGCGGGACTCGACAGCGTCTGGACGTCGGAACACCACTTCGCCGACGACGGCTACCTGTCGGGGACGGTCCCGACGATGGGGGCGCTCGCCGGCCGGACCGACGAGATTCGGATCGGCTCGGCCGTGGCGCTCGCGCCGTTCTACGACGCGGTGCGCCTCGCGGAAGACGCCGCGACGATCGCGGCCCTCTCCGACGACCGGTTGACGCTCGGCCTCTCGATCGCCTACTGGGATCGGGAGTTCGAGAATTTCGGGATTCCGAAGGCGGAACGAACGGCCCGCACCGAGGACGCGATCGCCGTCCTGCGCAACGCCTGGTCGCCAGGCCCGCTCGAGTACGACCCCGACTATCACGCGATCGATCCCGCGACCGAGGTGACGCCGACGCCGGACGAGGCGCCGCCGATCGTCCTCGGCGGCCTGGCGAAGCCGGCGGTCAGGCGCGCGGCGCGGCTGGGCGACGGCTGGTGTGCCAACGAGATGCTGTCGCTCGAGGACATCCGGACCCGCATGGACGACATCGAGCGAGTCCGCGAGGAGGAAGGGCTCGACGGCGATTTCACGACGTACATCGTCCGGTATGGGTTCGTCGGCGACTCCGCGGACGACGCCTGGGAAACGATGCGCGACGGTTATTTTTACCAGCAGCGGAAGTACGCGGAGTGGATGGGCGACGACGATATCGAGGCGCTCCCGGACGAACGGAAACGAGAGCTCAAGGAGGACGCGATCGTCGGTTCGCCGGACCAGGTCCGCGCGGAACTCGAGACCTACCGCGAGGAGTTGGGCGACGACGTGCACATCATCTTCCGCTCGTACTGTCCTGGCATCGACACGGCGGCGATGCAGGAATCGATCGAACGGCTCGGAAGGGAAGTCGCGCCGGAGCTGTGA
- the engB gene encoding GTP-binding protein EngB, protein MFDTRPNREAEVALVGRSNVGKSTLMRELTGHTFDTGGKPGVTRQPNHYDWAPEDFVITDLPGFGFMSGVEEDYREEIKTNIVRYLEEYAENILVGILVVDGKSVIDIIDRHSGPDEIPYDVEMFHFLQDLGVPTVVAVNKMDKVDDKDERLNELCDRLGLYPPWKQWQDTIAPITAKRGQIDSLNEAVRTHLHDQQRDDLFKFF, encoded by the coding sequence ATGTTCGACACGCGCCCCAATCGAGAGGCCGAAGTGGCCCTCGTCGGTCGCTCGAACGTGGGCAAGTCAACGCTCATGCGCGAGCTGACCGGGCACACGTTCGACACCGGCGGCAAGCCAGGCGTCACGCGCCAACCCAACCACTACGACTGGGCTCCCGAGGACTTCGTCATCACCGACCTCCCCGGCTTCGGCTTCATGAGCGGCGTCGAGGAGGACTACCGCGAGGAGATCAAGACCAACATCGTCCGCTATCTCGAGGAGTACGCCGAGAACATCCTCGTGGGGATCCTCGTCGTCGACGGCAAGAGCGTCATCGACATCATCGACCGCCACTCCGGTCCCGACGAGATCCCCTACGACGTGGAGATGTTCCACTTCCTGCAGGACCTCGGGGTTCCGACCGTCGTCGCCGTCAACAAGATGGACAAGGTCGACGACAAGGACGAGCGCCTGAACGAACTCTGCGATCGCCTGGGCCTCTACCCGCCGTGGAAACAGTGGCAGGACACCATCGCGCCGATCACCGCCAAACGGGGCCAAATCGACTCGCTCAACGAGGCCGTCCGCACCCACTTACACGACCAGCAGCGGGACGACCTGTTTAAATTCTTCTAA
- a CDS encoding MEDS domain-containing protein: protein MSDMRQDSGIEEAVIEGEFGPREERSGDPHLPSGSGPVESPGGHEEPDHFALIYERRAEQFATVVPYVRQGLERGEHCLYIYAENTRADVLEALRSSGVDVDAALDDGRLSLRSVEETYLEGGEFDVDEAYGLLEAAMEKGQSEYEGFRVTAEETWLVRDEATQEAFMTCEARVNELFDGEAGMALCQYNRDRLPPSVIEDVIETHPYLIYDDTVCHNVYYTPPAEFFGPDRPACDNERKLQTLVDRTSARTTLRTDEWAQRKLYAIVSDPHRTFEEKVDDLLAFGRELFGLEVGGIARVDPATDLYRIEAISGDHEQLEPGTEIPLSDTYCREVIEDDPTVPKPTEFSAATGGLPETPGDDRAQDVRVYLGTCIPIEGDLDRTFFFTSSDPSDGAVSEKEQAFLQLMGEWVKYELERRHHERLLRDLYETIADPEASFDAKLERLLELGSERFGLEIGYFTQTDDGAFEVVAAVGDHDKIRAGVTDSIRNTYCEKLLASPDPISVTDAAEVGWTDDHAYERFGLDAYFATTVHVGGEEYGTLCFGSESPRKLPFSDAERTFLDLMGQWVSHELDQRRRRRSLQKSYEITSDPGLSFEEKLERLLEVGRERFGLEMGGLNHLPTWDGAFRLEKGIGLDVDPDDELWTDPGMGCFCRQAITADAPVDTTDASETDWADDEVFREFGLTTYLGTKVASGSGPYGTLWFGSTESRDRPFSDAERTFIELMGQWVGYEIERREHRRSQERLYEITADSDRTFDEKVERLLDLGREWFDLDMGFFLEKQGDEFRVVKTRGTDLEEGVATLCANSGNYCKQTITVDVPVGVEDTKAIGWDDDPLYEEYGLGCYLGTRVLDGDGVYGSVCFADSTARQREFSDAEYAFLDLIGQWLSYELERDERERRLERSNERLEESNKRLEQFAYAASHDLQEPLRMVSSYLQLLERRYGDDLDGDGEEFLEFAVDGADRMREMIDGLLQYSRVETRGEPLEPVDLDDVFESVREDLRVQIEETDAEITADPLPPVRGDASQLRQVFQNLLSNAIKYSGDEPPRIHVSAERRSRGRTRVISVEDEGIGIEPDEQERIFDIFDRLHSREEYDGTGIGLALCERIVERHDGEIWVDAESGEGSTFSFTLQPPAEGES, encoded by the coding sequence ATGAGCGATATGAGACAGGACTCCGGTATCGAGGAGGCGGTGATCGAAGGCGAATTCGGCCCCCGCGAGGAGCGATCCGGCGACCCCCATCTCCCCAGCGGTAGCGGTCCCGTCGAATCGCCTGGCGGACACGAGGAACCCGACCACTTCGCGCTCATCTACGAGCGTCGGGCGGAGCAGTTCGCGACGGTCGTCCCCTACGTCCGGCAGGGCCTCGAGCGCGGTGAGCACTGTCTGTACATCTACGCCGAAAACACTCGAGCGGACGTACTCGAGGCGCTGCGATCCAGCGGCGTCGACGTCGACGCCGCGCTCGACGACGGCCGACTCTCGCTGCGCTCCGTCGAGGAGACGTACCTCGAGGGCGGGGAGTTCGACGTCGACGAGGCCTACGGGCTCCTCGAAGCCGCCATGGAGAAGGGCCAGTCCGAGTACGAGGGCTTCCGCGTGACGGCCGAGGAGACGTGGCTCGTTCGCGACGAGGCGACGCAGGAAGCGTTCATGACGTGCGAAGCGCGCGTGAACGAACTCTTCGACGGCGAGGCGGGAATGGCGCTGTGTCAATACAACCGCGACCGGCTCCCGCCGTCGGTTATCGAAGACGTCATCGAGACCCATCCCTACCTGATCTACGACGACACGGTCTGTCACAACGTCTACTACACGCCGCCCGCGGAGTTCTTCGGCCCCGATAGACCGGCCTGCGACAACGAACGGAAACTGCAGACCCTGGTCGACCGAACCTCGGCGCGAACGACCCTCCGGACCGACGAGTGGGCCCAGCGGAAGCTGTACGCGATCGTCTCGGATCCGCACCGGACGTTCGAGGAAAAGGTCGACGACCTCCTCGCGTTCGGCCGCGAGCTGTTCGGACTCGAAGTCGGCGGGATCGCTCGCGTCGACCCGGCGACCGATCTGTACCGGATCGAAGCGATCAGCGGCGACCACGAACAGCTGGAGCCGGGAACGGAGATCCCGCTGTCCGACACCTACTGCCGCGAGGTGATCGAAGACGACCCGACCGTCCCGAAACCGACCGAGTTCTCGGCCGCCACCGGCGGCCTTCCGGAGACGCCAGGCGACGACCGCGCCCAGGACGTTCGGGTGTACCTCGGCACCTGTATCCCGATCGAGGGCGACCTCGACCGGACGTTCTTCTTTACCTCCTCCGACCCGTCCGACGGCGCGGTCTCAGAGAAGGAGCAAGCCTTCCTCCAGTTGATGGGAGAGTGGGTGAAATACGAGCTGGAACGGCGCCACCACGAACGTCTCCTGCGGGACCTCTACGAGACGATCGCCGACCCTGAGGCGTCGTTCGACGCGAAGCTCGAGCGGCTGCTCGAACTGGGCAGCGAGCGGTTCGGCCTCGAGATCGGGTACTTCACCCAGACCGACGACGGCGCGTTCGAGGTCGTCGCCGCGGTCGGCGACCACGACAAGATTCGGGCCGGCGTCACCGACTCGATCCGCAATACGTACTGCGAGAAGCTGCTCGCGTCGCCCGATCCGATCTCGGTGACCGACGCCGCCGAGGTCGGGTGGACCGACGACCACGCCTACGAACGGTTCGGGCTGGACGCCTATTTCGCGACGACCGTCCACGTCGGCGGCGAGGAGTACGGGACGCTGTGCTTCGGTTCCGAGTCACCGCGCAAACTCCCGTTCTCGGACGCCGAACGGACGTTCCTCGACCTGATGGGGCAGTGGGTGAGCCACGAGTTGGACCAGCGCCGCCGCAGGCGGTCCCTCCAGAAGAGCTACGAGATCACGTCCGACCCCGGACTCTCCTTCGAGGAAAAGCTCGAACGCCTGCTCGAGGTCGGCCGCGAGCGGTTCGGCCTCGAGATGGGCGGGCTGAACCACCTGCCCACGTGGGACGGCGCGTTCAGGCTGGAGAAGGGCATCGGCCTCGACGTCGATCCCGACGACGAACTGTGGACCGATCCGGGGATGGGTTGTTTCTGTCGCCAGGCGATCACTGCCGACGCGCCGGTCGATACGACCGACGCGAGCGAGACCGACTGGGCGGACGACGAGGTCTTCCGTGAATTCGGGCTGACGACATACCTCGGGACGAAGGTCGCGAGCGGGTCCGGACCGTACGGGACGCTCTGGTTCGGCAGTACGGAGTCGCGCGACCGGCCGTTCTCCGACGCCGAGCGGACGTTCATCGAGTTGATGGGCCAGTGGGTCGGCTACGAGATCGAGCGACGGGAACACAGGCGCTCCCAGGAGCGCCTGTACGAGATCACCGCCGACAGCGATCGCACGTTCGACGAGAAGGTCGAGCGACTGCTCGATCTGGGTCGCGAGTGGTTCGACCTCGACATGGGCTTCTTCCTCGAGAAGCAGGGCGACGAGTTCCGCGTCGTCAAGACTCGAGGGACCGACCTGGAGGAGGGCGTCGCGACGCTGTGTGCCAATTCGGGCAACTACTGTAAGCAGACGATCACGGTCGACGTTCCGGTCGGCGTCGAAGACACCAAAGCGATCGGCTGGGACGACGATCCGCTCTACGAGGAGTACGGGCTCGGCTGCTATCTCGGGACCAGGGTGCTCGACGGCGACGGCGTTTACGGATCGGTGTGTTTCGCCGACAGCACCGCGCGGCAGCGGGAGTTCTCCGACGCCGAGTACGCCTTCCTGGACCTGATCGGGCAGTGGCTCAGCTACGAACTCGAGCGCGACGAGCGCGAGCGGCGACTCGAGCGGTCCAACGAACGACTCGAGGAGTCCAACAAGCGCCTCGAACAGTTCGCCTACGCGGCCTCCCACGACCTGCAAGAGCCCCTGCGGATGGTCTCGAGTTACCTCCAACTCCTCGAGCGGCGGTACGGCGACGACCTCGACGGCGACGGGGAGGAGTTCCTCGAGTTCGCCGTCGACGGCGCCGATCGCATGCGCGAGATGATCGACGGCTTACTCCAGTACTCCCGGGTCGAAACCCGGGGCGAGCCGCTCGAACCGGTCGATCTCGACGACGTGTTCGAGAGCGTCCGCGAGGACCTCCGCGTCCAGATCGAGGAGACCGATGCCGAGATCACCGCCGACCCGCTCCCGCCGGTCCGGGGCGACGCCAGCCAGTTGCGCCAGGTATTCCAGAACTTGCTGTCGAACGCGATCAAGTACAGCGGCGACGAGCCACCGCGGATCCACGTCAGCGCCGAGCGTCGGAGCCGAGGCCGGACGCGAGTGATCTCGGTCGAAGACGAGGGGATCGGCATCGAGCCGGACGAACAGGAGCGCATCTTCGACATCTTCGATCGCCTCCACAGCCGCGAGGAGTACGACGGCACCGGCATCGGCCTGGCGCTCTGTGAACGGATCGTCGAGCGCCACGACGGCGAGATCTGGGTCGACGCCGAGTCGGGCGAGGGATCGACGTTCTCGTTCACGCTTCAGCCGCCGGCCGAGGGCGAATCGTAA
- a CDS encoding DUF5518 domain-containing protein, producing the protein MTNWRAVFVGFVVATVLGILGLALPGVGQLAAGLVGGFVAGYMGGGGLGSGFWHGLLAGALGGIIGGLLIGVAVGIAGLALGPVGGAISGTVGLGIFAFAAAVSLVMALESAVAGAVGAALSA; encoded by the coding sequence ATGACAAACTGGCGCGCCGTCTTCGTTGGCTTCGTCGTCGCGACGGTCCTCGGAATCCTCGGGCTGGCCCTTCCGGGCGTCGGCCAGCTCGCGGCGGGGTTGGTCGGCGGCTTCGTCGCGGGCTACATGGGCGGCGGCGGGCTCGGAAGCGGCTTCTGGCACGGACTGCTCGCGGGCGCGCTCGGCGGGATCATCGGCGGCCTGCTCATCGGCGTCGCCGTCGGGATCGCCGGGCTCGCGCTCGGTCCCGTCGGCGGGGCGATCTCCGGGACGGTCGGTCTCGGCATCTTCGCTTTCGCCGCCGCCGTCTCGCTCGTCATGGCCCTCGAGAGCGCGGTCGCCGGCGCAGTCGGGGCTGCGCTCAGCGCCTGA
- a CDS encoding GNAT family N-acetyltransferase, translating to MSPTRDDIDVRIREARPADAEPIADVHVAAIREQGSEAYDERQVEAWLANVHPERYPLGEPDFHVVVAERADDVVGFGLLERDPSDVDEPAVGKIGAVYVRPDHVREGVGGAILDALESAARDSDLETIVLTASKNAIDFYRRRGYEGVETVVLEMRADVPLESLRMRRELA from the coding sequence GTGTCCCCGACTCGAGACGACATCGACGTCCGAATCCGCGAGGCCAGGCCGGCCGACGCCGAGCCGATCGCCGACGTCCACGTCGCCGCGATCCGCGAGCAGGGGAGCGAGGCCTACGACGAGCGCCAGGTCGAAGCGTGGCTCGCGAACGTGCATCCGGAACGGTATCCGCTGGGGGAGCCGGACTTTCACGTCGTCGTCGCCGAGCGGGCCGACGACGTCGTCGGCTTTGGCTTGCTCGAGCGCGACCCGAGCGACGTCGACGAGCCGGCGGTCGGCAAGATCGGCGCGGTCTACGTCCGCCCGGATCACGTCCGCGAGGGCGTCGGCGGTGCGATCCTCGACGCGCTCGAGTCGGCCGCTCGCGATTCGGACCTCGAGACGATCGTCCTTACCGCTTCGAAAAACGCGATCGACTTCTACCGACGGCGGGGATACGAGGGCGTCGAAACGGTCGTCCTCGAGATGCGGGCGGACGTCCCCCTCGAATCGCTTCGAATGCGACGAGAGTTAGCATAG
- a CDS encoding TIGR00341 family protein produces the protein MRLVQLTVPTGKRETILDTLNDRGIDYVLTDEDSKREYTAVVYFPLPDPAVEPVLDELQDVGVDEDAYTVVVDAETVVSRRFQGLRDEYESDDVESDRISRQELQAEADELTPTFPVYAVMTIISAVVATAGLLLDSPAVVVGSMVIAPLIGPALGASVGTVIDDEEMFVESITFQIIGVVLAIAAAAVFALVVRMTNIVPPNLVLSSVGEIAERLAPDLLSLAIALGAGVAGVVSIATGTSVALVGVMIAAALIPPAGVAGIAIAWGQPTSAIGATVLVLVNLLSVNLAGLLTLWYAGYRPESLFELGETEQRVRKRILGLVVIVLVFAVFLGGITYSTYEVGTFEQDAREEVEDVLAQEQYEDYQLLEFEVVLDNDYPFRNPQRVIVTIGGPPGESAPELLDVIHERVNRHADATVGVEIRYVEVVERG, from the coding sequence GTGCGGCTCGTACAGTTGACGGTCCCGACGGGCAAGCGAGAGACGATACTCGACACCCTCAACGACCGGGGGATCGACTACGTCCTGACCGACGAGGACAGCAAGCGCGAGTACACGGCGGTCGTCTACTTCCCGCTGCCGGATCCGGCCGTCGAACCGGTCCTCGACGAACTTCAGGACGTCGGGGTCGACGAGGACGCCTACACGGTCGTCGTCGACGCGGAGACGGTCGTTTCCCGGCGATTTCAGGGCCTGCGCGACGAGTACGAGAGCGACGACGTCGAGTCGGACCGCATCTCGCGCCAGGAACTGCAGGCCGAGGCCGACGAGCTGACGCCTACGTTTCCCGTCTACGCGGTGATGACGATCATCAGCGCCGTCGTCGCGACCGCGGGGCTGTTGCTCGACTCGCCCGCGGTCGTCGTCGGGTCGATGGTGATCGCGCCGCTGATCGGACCGGCGCTTGGCGCCAGCGTCGGGACGGTGATCGACGACGAGGAGATGTTCGTCGAGAGCATCACCTTCCAGATCATCGGCGTCGTGCTCGCGATCGCGGCCGCCGCGGTCTTCGCGCTGGTGGTTCGCATGACGAACATCGTTCCGCCGAATCTCGTCCTCTCGAGCGTCGGCGAGATCGCGGAGCGGCTCGCGCCGGACTTGCTGTCGCTCGCGATCGCGCTCGGCGCGGGCGTCGCGGGGGTCGTCAGCATCGCGACCGGAACCTCGGTCGCGCTCGTCGGCGTGATGATCGCGGCGGCGCTGATTCCGCCCGCCGGCGTCGCGGGAATCGCCATCGCCTGGGGCCAACCGACGTCGGCGATCGGCGCGACGGTGCTCGTCCTCGTCAACCTCCTCTCGGTGAACCTCGCCGGCCTGCTGACGCTGTGGTACGCCGGCTATCGGCCCGAGAGCCTGTTCGAACTCGGCGAGACCGAACAGCGCGTCCGCAAGCGGATCCTCGGCCTGGTCGTCATCGTCCTCGTCTTCGCGGTGTTTCTCGGCGGCATCACCTACAGCACCTACGAGGTCGGGACCTTCGAACAGGACGCCCGCGAGGAAGTGGAGGACGTCCTCGCACAGGAACAGTACGAGGACTACCAACTGCTCGAATTCGAGGTTGTCCTGGACAACGACTATCCGTTCCGGAATCCACAGCGCGTGATCGTGACGATCGGCGGTCCGCCAGGCGAGTCCGCGCCCGAACTGCTCGACGTCATCCACGAGCGGGTCAACCGCCACGCCGACGCCACCGTCGGCGTCGAAATCAGGTACGTCGAGGTCGTCGAACGAGGGTAG
- a CDS encoding NOG1 family protein — protein MIFEDLPTTPTSEELIDKAFSRAARAGKAKGGLEAQQSMLQTAANIISDNLENVVTAWPDFEYDAHPFYYELADAIVDVDDLRQSLSEVMWASRKAREIHEEYQPRLRKTDTDTARKHRKQAFARLADIVEQVDDHLLYINEARNDLRDLPDIDPDEPTIVVAGYPNVGKSSFVNDVTSARGETASYPFTTKGIGVGHFEREHIRYQIVDTPGLLDRPPAERNEIESQAVSAIEHLADCMLVMLDPSGECGYPLASQLELRDAIAAQFEEIPVLTVANKADREEVWDDSLRDEMNADYTMSIETDENVETVLDAAVDAVDYEPELPFEG, from the coding sequence ATGATTTTCGAAGACCTTCCGACGACGCCCACGTCGGAAGAGTTGATCGACAAGGCGTTTTCGCGGGCAGCTCGGGCCGGCAAGGCCAAAGGCGGCCTCGAAGCCCAGCAGTCGATGCTGCAGACGGCGGCCAACATCATCTCGGATAACCTCGAGAACGTCGTGACCGCCTGGCCGGACTTCGAGTACGACGCCCACCCGTTCTACTACGAGCTGGCGGACGCGATCGTCGACGTCGACGACCTGCGCCAGAGCCTCTCGGAAGTGATGTGGGCCAGCCGGAAGGCCCGCGAGATCCACGAGGAGTACCAGCCCCGCCTGCGCAAGACCGACACGGACACCGCGCGGAAACACCGCAAACAGGCCTTCGCCAGGCTCGCGGACATCGTCGAGCAGGTCGACGACCACCTGCTGTACATCAACGAGGCGCGCAACGACCTCCGGGACCTGCCGGATATCGATCCCGACGAGCCGACGATCGTCGTCGCCGGCTACCCCAACGTCGGCAAGTCCTCGTTCGTCAACGACGTCACCAGCGCCCGGGGCGAGACCGCCTCCTACCCCTTCACCACGAAGGGGATCGGCGTCGGCCACTTCGAGCGGGAGCACATCCGCTACCAGATCGTCGACACGCCTGGCCTGCTCGACCGCCCGCCGGCGGAGCGCAACGAGATCGAGTCCCAGGCGGTCAGCGCGATCGAGCATCTGGCGGACTGCATGCTCGTCATGCTCGATCCCAGCGGGGAGTGTGGCTACCCGCTGGCCTCGCAACTCGAACTCCGCGACGCGATTGCAGCCCAGTTCGAGGAGATACCCGTGCTCACGGTCGCCAACAAAGCCGACCGCGAGGAGGTCTGGGACGACAGCCTGCGCGACGAGATGAACGCCGACTACACCATGAGCATCGAGACCGACGAGAACGTCGAGACGGTGCTCGACGCGGCCGTCGACGCGGTCGATTACGAGCCCGAGTTGCCGTTCGAGGGGTGA